The Hevea brasiliensis isolate MT/VB/25A 57/8 chromosome 1, ASM3005281v1, whole genome shotgun sequence DNA segment gaagtttaatgtatgcaatgttgtgtactaagccggatatcgcatatgctgttagtttgactagcaggtatcaatccaatccaggtttagaacactggatagctgtcaagaatattcttaagtacttgagaagaactaaggatttattcttgatctatagaggtggagacttacaattggatggttatactgattctgatttccaatcagatatcgataatagaaagtctacctctgcgtatgtgttcatttgtaatggaggtgtagtcagttgaaagagttccaaacagagtacgagtgcagattccactaccgaggctgagtatattgctacatcagatgctgcaaaggaagctgtttggataaagaaattcATGACAAaatttgcagtagttccttccattgagtcagcagttccacttcactgtgacaataatggagcagtcatacaggctaaggaaccccggtctcaccagaaatccaaacacatagaaaggcgctatcacattatcagagaaatagttggacgagacgatgtagccatacagaaaatagcatcaactgaaaatccagctgatccattcactaagcccatgtcacagactcagcttgACCGACATCTTaaaaagatgggtctaagatattgtaatgaatggctctagtgctagtgggagattgttagtagtatgctctagaacatatcatttagtatatatcttgtacatcttttattaataaaaggcattttcacttttctatttacataatatatttatgtgtaatagaaaaggtccattaatattttgttagaaattctattcttaagttgttaaaaatatgagtgacagtatctctagcacaaagtatcataaataggttcacaatcgaggatacttcataataaggacatgacttatccagaaaaattgtattcatgtttgttcccaagttattaatatgagatataaataagatggaatggtgagtctcatgccatataacaaacatgataggcgcttatacatgataagtaggccgaatcagtgacacttatgacaagcacatggagtttactcttgttaatgtattgtcataaatcatataagtgcatataatctttagacctaagatagcacagttatcttgtatataggtggtttgagattgatactgctttcatacttgtactgtgtatggctcctactagttatatatggaggtaagtgttgatcaagatggaatctgttcccctaagtaaatagggataaaatcctatgttcatttaattgttcttgatgtttcaagttcctggccaggacagatagatttaatcagaaaaaagtttctgatgagaaaatcttttaatcaagaactggaattaaaagagaacataatattcatagcaaatagagtttgacataaaccatgactccagcttgagttgggattttgtaacagagagattttagtgcatggtaacttatgattataggttcatttaaggtaaaccttattactgattgggtggccatggcatgctatgctaggtgttaaccatggtctatgaggtgcataaaatggtttagagaaatcatttatggcaagaaagagttctgatgatattaagagttgatatcatgtctcattgccaattagtgatgagcctagtaagtcacacacatacacaagtaatcacaaaattaaatatgatttaattaattaattaaagaggttaattgattaattaaataggtttggtttgcaattaaattgcaaagtccctagcatggcttgaaatcaaatctaggttattggatgtataatataagttaaatttatatttaaagtgtttaaatatgaattaaattatgagaaattaattaatagagattaattaattaattaatttatatttgatataaattgattagaagaagagaaataattattttggattgagaactcaaaattaagacacagaggcattttggtcatttcacagggtgacatgtggcaccatgagatggtgacacatggcactatacataagcttgcaaaatgtcttttaatcatgtaagatgattaaaattaagattaaatataggtttgacacttggcacaatgtgattgggtcaattaaacctagaaccaatcagaaggtgacatgtggcatgggttttaagtgatgacctaactatatatgtgttgttatgaaagaacaaATGAGACAAGCTATTGCCTCTTCTTTATGCCACCACCTTGAAAGgcttctcccttctcttcttcttcatctctcatctattccaagagattagcaaacaatctcttgaattaaaaatactagaaatggtttttagtgttctgtttacatcttttatctctcaaaaggaaaaacttgattttctaattcatagaaaaagctttagaagctgttcaaggactaccataggtgaacttagtgtggacaagctagaaagacaacatctagtgtcctaaaaacgcatcccaaaggtacaaatacgatgcagtgcatcaagagattagtgtatttattcttgatttaatccagGGTTCTAAAGTTAATCTGATtacttctaaaattttaaatggcaaatacagatctaaaaacatattaaaagagttttaatatgttgtttatcatcgaaatcaaatagataaaaataaatcttgcatgatgcttatgatcctaggtgaaaaattttgaattcaatggtataaacttgtgtttttcatgcttccgctccttcactatGGACTCCTAGTAGAGAGCTCTTTCAGATGAGACCAACCTCGCTAGATTTTGTGACCGTTTTCAATgctggggaggagagagaaaatctttttttttttttaactttccgACGAGATTTTTGAAGATCCGATCATTGGATCggtgatccgagaccacctatggaatCAAGAGAAGGAGAGGAACATTCCGGTGTCACCAATTACAGCGGATGTCGCCGGCGACTGCGCGGCCGGCCACCATGTGCGGTGGTTCCGGTGGTGGCTCCGGTAAGCTTTGATGATGATTCAATTTCCAAAGGCTTtctcataaatttttaaaatttttgagacatagataaactttggataaaattatttttcttatttctcaATTTATGGTACTTAAATGCAATGTTTCTTGGGcagaaaaaattagagaaaaattttaagaaacatatatgatgaaagtaaaatgatttggagatgttctatggtatttgttgaatttttgagtgattttggaatatttttgaaaaatatgtaTGGGTTTTAATTGGATTTTTAGCATACGGACATATAAGATTATATGAATTTttggtatttaaattttatataatcggttgaagcttgagaatagagagttaaatatgtgaattttgatttgggttgaattaagaatatgttagctattaaaaacttatggaattgattaatattcttaaataaaaattcataaaatattcaatgattattagaaaattataattccttttgcaatagccttataatattgttaaggacgacagggtaaagttttagaatttttagagctcgtttgaatAATTTTTACAGAATATCAATTTTAGgggtaaaaatgttattttttgttTTGTGAGATTTTGCTTAGATTGGAAGGCCGAGGTGTTGTTGATGAAATATGGAGACGGGATGTGTGATTTAAACTAATTTGTAGGTTGGGTAAGTCTTTGGTATAGACCTGTCGAAATTTCAATAAGATCTTAAGaactattttaattttattaattttatagttTAAATCAATTATCTAATTTTGTCAGTCTTTTGATAGAGGTCAGTGTATATGTTTAAGTAGTCGGTGACCTGATTGACTGTGGTGGTGATGGGTGCAAGGAGATACGGTGTCTAGACACGAGAAATGCTAGAGATGGTTGGAAGACTTGTTTTGTGTTGCCATTCTCTTTCAGTGCAGGTAGATCTGCTGTTGTTGACGGTCGTTGGTTGTACCTGTTTGCTGGTAACCGCCATGATGGTTTTGACGACCCGGACCCTTGGGGTTTTGCTTTGAATGTTGTTGACAGCAACAAAGGTGAAGCCGAAGTAAGAAACATAATCCAACCGCATTTATCTCGTTTTTATCCAATTGCTTCAGCATCTTTGTCCCCAGGTACACTTATTGCCTATATGGTGGATGAACGCACTTTGTATCAACTAGATTGCTCAAATGGGTCTTGGACTGTCTACCAGAAGGACTTACCTTATCGTTGTGATCCATTTCTCGGTTGCATCACACTTTCAGATGATCGAATTCTTTATATGTACGATACTATACACATGCGCTTGGATTCCTATGATGTTGCAAACAGAAAAGAACTTCCTTCGGATGATCTTCCCCGGTCCTTTTGGTTTGGTCATGGGGAAGAGGTCGAGCTCATTGTCCTTGCTAAGGACAGGTTCTGCGTTATATGGCATGTTTATGGTTATGATGTCAATGAAATGTGCATTTATTACACTAGATTCTCAGTTTCTTCTGATCTACCTAAGCCCACTGTCACTGTTGAGGATAACAGGGCTTTTCCAATCAGAGGCGTCAAAATACTCAATATTGTAACTCTGTAAGTTGATTATTCTTCCTTCTTTGAGTTCATAGTTATTTTCCGGATTGGCATCTCTTCAAATATTCATTGAGCTGAAATGTGATAAGAGTAAGGAACCTATTCAGGGGAAATAAGCAGAAAAATGGAACAGAGAAATGGAATATATAGGGAAAGAGAGAGATTTTATTCAAAATGATGTCAAGAGTCCAGGTGGATGGAAGTAATCTGGATCAATCAACTTGCACCCCAGCAGCAATGATTACTGTCCCCAATCTCAAACAAAGCTGgaaaattacaactcaaaattcCCTGCCTTACCTCTCTCCCCCTTATGCTTTTAATAGCCATCTCAAGCAGCTGGCATTACATGTCCCTCCCGAATTTAGCTAACCAATTGTTGCTAGGCTGGACGGAAGCTTCTAGATCTTTCTTGCTCATTCCAGAAGCTTCTAGATCTTTCTTGCTTCTTGTAGAGTAAACCACCCAAGTCCTTTTAGCACTTCCCTTCGGTTCTGGTGAGCCCTCTTTTGCGCGACAAAATGGCATTTTGCCTCTCCAACCTTTTCATGATTTGGCCTATGTTTGATCCAGTATCGCCTGATTCATGGTTTGCCATGTTTCGTGGTATGGGTATGGTTCGCAATGTTTCGTGGTATGGGTATGGTTCGCAATGTTTCATGGTATGGGTATGGGTATGGGTATGGATATGGGATACGCCCATTATTATAATGTAGGGTAGACTTAGTTAATATGCTGTATGGGATCACAATACACAAATTCGTTATGAATTATATGCATGAAAAATATACAATTCAAAgcaattattttataaactttaaattatatgtatatgtaaattCAAATAGTAAAAGCAAAAAATTCAGTAATTCTAATTCGTCTTgatttaacttataatttattgtgatAAAGCCTATTCTTTTATAGAATTCGCCCATTTAAGTGTTTAGGCATGTAAAAGAATTGTGTTTGGGTATGAAGACTCAGAAATGTGATACAAGTAGGAGTGATTTAGGTAACACTGTTTGATCACTTTCATTTGAAGTCCACgtagaaattttttcaaaattttctgttATATTTGCATTCTTTCTTTGTTTTGTATTTTCCCATTTTTTGTAGTATATTTGCAGTTACAAAAATAAATGCTGCCATTTATgggtttttttaaattttattttgagcttcactttttatagatttttaatttaaaaaggaaGAAAGAAGCTTATACTTAGATTTGCTGGTGAAAATTTGTTCTTTGGTGGTCTTTTGGTCAAAATTGTTAGATATCGATGTTACTAATTAAACGACAATTATTTCAATTAGTTTTTATGTTTTGAGTATAAAATTACAGCAGTAAGACATGGAAGCACCCCAATCCCAAAGTATCTTATTTCTGTGAGAAATCAGAAATGGCTAGCAAATTGGTATTATATCCTTGCCTTGGGCATTTGTATAGTGGTCAATTTTCAAATGTCCAAAATTGCTATTGAAATGGCATCAGCAACCTTGATGCCGGTCTCCTTATTTTTGTCCATTTTCACTTATTTATGCGTGTCTACAGTGATCCACATTCAGATGCAATGGCCAATGACTTGAGCTACAACAGCAGAGTTGATAATTGGAAGTTGGTAGAGACAAACATGGACGAAACTGGCAACTCTAACTTAGCTTAGCTTAGCTTTTGTATGGGTTGTGGTTATCTTGCAAACTAACATGTTTTTTCATGTTGATTTTCTGTTTGGCCAATAACACATATTTGAGTTTGAGGTGCTGTGTGGACTTGGCAGTGATGGTTGCTTTTAAGTATTGAGTTCCCTTCTGGCTGGAATTGTGCATGTTCTATTGTTGCATTATTTTATTTTGGCTtactttaaatcaaaattttttatgGACTTTGGGAAGGTGAATCTTTATATAGTAATGGAGCTGGCAATTTAGTGGACTAATTAAAATGAAATGGTTTTATTTATAGTTAAAGTCCAAGCTTGTGGCATTTAACTTCTGTGTTAGTCTGACATTTCTATTTGGAAAGTTAGTTCCTGTAGCTTCTTGTGATTTTTAGTAATGTTGTCTTTTCGGCCTGCTTGCCCATATGGTTGATATCAGAATgtttaaatgaaacaaaatgtTGGATGTTTTGTGCTTGTTTAAGAATTGTTGCTTTTGAACAATATTTCGAACACTGTAGCTGCATCTCTAATTATAGAGATTGGGAGAACATGCCCACGTTGGTTTTGTTTGGTTCAGCGTTTTGGGATTGTTGATAGCTATTTTTTACCCAATTGCTGCTCCATATGTGCTTGATAGATTTTACGAATTTGATAAATTTAAGAATTTGATAGctgattaaattttatttttttatttagattatgtaattattttaaaatttattaattaaaaaatttttatgtttctaaattaattatttaaatcaacaaattatttataattataagaaATAATAGGTAAATGTAAAAATgtcataaataataattaaactagTTAACAATGCTAATTCTTAtatgataaaaattatttttatacatagaaaaataattatttttttttaaaaattttaaatttttattacataataaattaattattatatatttattttaataataaaataaataatatgatatataTCCTTATTAGTCATATATAAACTTATTAAAAGCTTGAACATATTAGCTTTACAAGCTACTATCTATAAACAATAGATATGAGTTATCAACTATTTCTGTctttgtattttgaaattatttttttagtcattcttttttgttttatttttactaGTTGGTCTTCTTACTTATTTTATACCAATCATAGCTTGACATTTATGTTGAGGCACTCCACAATGTAATCATCAAATTCCttccctttcttttctttaattggTTCTCCTTTTTACTTTGCTTTGGCATCAATGACTAAGTAATATAATTCATATTCTCCTTTAGCTTCTCCAATTTTTTCATTCTCTAGTCAAACTATTCAAGAAACCAATATTTTTCaaggaaagtgaaaaaaaaaatctaatattttaaaattaaagttttggaaaCTGGCACTCAAATGGATTAAGTGTAGATAATTAACTACAACCAAATATGTTTGTGTGGGGAAAATTCACCACAAAAAGATTTAATAGCAAAAACTAAAATCGCCACTGGTTTACCATAAATGTTACATTACAAAAGATTTCAATGACAAAATAAGACTtcactaaaaataaaaaataaaaaataaaaaaaaaatttaatggcaAAACTTATTTTCCCACTAAAAGGGTATAATTTTCCCCACTAAAATGACATAATTTGTTCATAATATTATTAGCAAATTGATTGAAATATTTTTGAGGTTATATTAGCCAATCATAATTCTATAGCCTAATGCAATTCttaacattattatttttttaattttataaaattcttcATTATCTTAAACTGCACACTATATAAAAATTTCAACcaatacaaaaaatttaaaaattgtatcattggtaaaataaataaaatattagaaaaaaaaataatatcatcacTAAATTATAAAGTTCATAAATTTAATGAAGTACAAGGAAAAGTATAAGCTTACatagcaattaaaaaaaaaaaaacaaactaaACTTCCGATATATTGTCATCTTTCATCCATGTATTAGAGCTATAAAAAAATCCATCAACATTTAGATATTTGGCTAATTAAGAATCACCAATATTTTCTCTAGATTtgaacaaataatttacaaagtgAAAAAGTGAGGTAAATGAGTGGTGTAGAGGACAATCTATTAAAGTGCAGAGAATtaacaaagaaaaaatatatcCGAATAGTTATCAAATGCATGTCAAGTTGCCATTCGTGGAAGCActattaattgacattaattaaTAGTGAAATAAGCATATGTTAACGCTTGTTACTTGTTAACCTCACATTATACTAAATTTATACATAATGGCTTCATATTGCATTCCTTATAAAAATCAATGTAAATCATATAGACAATaatcatatattaaaattatatattcgcAATTAAAAGGCAGTGAAACGTGGACATTGTTATCCCTTGTAGCAACCTAAGAAGGGGATAAATTGggcattaattaaaaaatttataggcTAATAGGGAATTTTGAGAATAAATACaaggaaaagagaaaaaaagaatGAACACAATAAATTTATAGAGGTTCGACTATCCCAACACTATGTCttctcctcaaggccctccttgaaagttaactctactaaaatttttttttggtaAAGAATGAACCCCTTTcaatcaccacaagagcaaacACTTACTCTTTTATAAATCCTTTTTTGCTCAAGAGCAATTTAATGCTTTATCACACTAAGTTACAATAAATATTCACAACAACTTTGAACTAACtctcaaaataaagaaattacaactcaaaacattaagcTCTCAACAATCAATTATGGTAACTCAAGTTCTAaaaagagagatgaagaaaatcTTTAAAACACAATAAATTCGCAAAGAAATAGTTGTTAAATTCCTCCAGTCATAAATAgtctttatttataattttggcaagaaaataacTGTTGGAGGTTCATTAAATGCAAATATAGTTGTTCAACCACCAAAAACTTTGTTTTATCAAGTTTCAGAAACTCAGGTTCAGCTGCCGAAGGTTTGAGCACAAAAAAACATCATTTAAAAAGTGACTTTTGACTGTTGAAGTTCTCACTTTCGGCTGCCAGAGTACTCTTTGGATGAAAAGGGTTTAAACACTCGAAAACCATTATTTAAATAGTGAACTTCAACTACCAAAGTTCTCACCTTTGACTGTCGAAATTCTCACTTTTAGCTACCGAAGTGTTCATTGGACAGAAAGTGTCAAAAGAGCATTTAGGCTTTAAAAACTTAAAACTTTTTGACCCGAACTCAAATTTTTGATCCGttagaaagctaatttgataaccTTTTTAATGAAAAtgctttcaaaaataaattttcatttctaaaaagtaaaaatttcattttaattctcattgataaaaaaaaaaaaaagttaaaagtagagacactaagaaatttataaatttaaaaactcataacttttttatcCGAACTCAGATTTTCAATCCATTTGAACTATTGAAAACCTAATTCAATGTATTTTTCAACTAAAACAATtcccaaaattaattttatatttttgaaaaaatttatttaattctccCTTGGTAAAGACTTAGGTgaaaactaagttaaacaagaTTTTTTTAGAATCACCTAAACTTGAGCCAACACAGTTAATTAAATAAGATTCAGAAGatataaaaatcaataaaaaatacaTTGTAAAATCTCATAAATGTTTGCTTCCCTATTTTACTCTTCtttaaccttgatttgaagcaatttggcaatttttGAATCTAGGAGCTACAAAGTCAACACAAATGCTTCTAATCTAATTAGtagcatattaattatttattatcatctaAACATGGATTAAGACTCCTAGGTCCAACAAGCTCCCCTTTTTTTATGATGAAAAGCAATTAgtggatgagaaaaattaagcatAAATGAAGTGTATGTTTTTCAAAAATTCTCCTCCTTAATGTACTCTCCcttttaaaaacaatttatacCTTAATAAATAGAATTTGGAGAGGACATAAGAGAGGTTTTAActcaatgaatgtaatgccataatgTTATGAGTCCTAAATGAATGATGATGCAAAGGTATTACTATATCAATAACAATTCAGAATGTGTATCAAAAGATTACTAAAAATCATCATATAAATATACCAAAATCATGTATACCCTATTGTAGCCTCTCAAGTTAACAATAGAGAATTATGCAGCAAAAACAATGAGATGAAGCAAACCAAATCAACAAAGGCAATATAAGTCAAAGATGTGTATAGATTGCCAACACGAACAATAGAGCAAGACATTGTAGGATCAAGCGCTTACCATTGTGCTAAAAGATATAGAAATAAAGATTACAAGAACATTTCATATAATGGCAAACTTACAAGGTGCATTTCCAAGACAAGGCATAGCTTACTAGAGTTGAATCCTAACATGAATATAAATGTATTGTTTAGATACTCAAACCACATATCTAATATATGCTCAATCTAGAGGCAGCATAAACAACTTATTCTTAATAACATTCTAAAAAGACTAAAAAGATAGCAACACATATTTCCACAatacaagttcaataatttcatGTGAATAGGATTTATATAACCAGTATAGAGTTTATTCAAAGCAACAACAGAGTTTtggaaaataacctttttaaagcaATCAAGGAGAATAATCTAAATTAATGAGAAATGGTATTGTGATAATGTGGCAACCAAAAATAGAAAACCAGTATCCTGTTCATGTGAATAGTAAATCACAATCTCAAATATCAAAGTTATCAAGCATGCCTAATtctctcttaatgaaattaaacctatcttCACATAAAGGTTTTGTAAATATATCAACTAATTAGCATTTGTATCAATAAATTCAATAACAACATCACCATTCAACACTTGATCACACATAAATGACGTCTAATATCTATATGCTTGGTTCTAAAATGTTGTAGGGGTTTTAGGTCAAATTGATTACACTTGTGTTATCacatttaata contains these protein-coding regions:
- the LOC110631811 gene encoding uncharacterized protein LOC110631811 codes for the protein MVDERTLYQLDCSNGSWTVYQKDLPYRCDPFLGCITLSDDRILYMYDTIHMRLDSYDVANRKELPSDDLPRSFWFGHGEEVELIVLAKDRFCVIWHVYGYDVNEMCIYYTRFSVSSDLPKPTVTVEDNRAFPIRGVKILNIVTLDPHSDAMANDLSYNSRVDNWKLVETNMDETGNSNLA